One genomic window of Sporocytophaga myxococcoides DSM 11118 includes the following:
- a CDS encoding MBL fold metallo-hydrolase RNA specificity domain-containing protein translates to MASITFYGGAKQVTGSMYLLELEDNYKVLIDCGKDLESPGEEIFDFDPSSLDLVVLTHAHYDHCGNIPLLFKSGYKGQILCSAPTIALTELVLKDSASIFDIKAQKKKSFGKSVFRHKTERQSEYGYSRGEVEQSLDRFISISLNSKFIISENLSVTLIPAGHLLGAASAVFEIKEGGNIKRIAFSGDLGRKSSPLLNDPLPLPQVDYLVCESTYGGRVHEGKDMPESLLEKIIYECCVEKRGRLIVPAFSIGRTQTFLYLLNKLSKEGKLPTLKVFADSPMAKRSTKVYDDFLDQLNEEAKEFYKANKSLFDFDNLIQIETEKESKSLANFMEPCIIIASSGMITGGRIKSHVRSNLRNAYSTILFIGYCAEGTIGHKLINGAKSVRMNKKEIPVHAKIARTDIFSGHADADDLISFVKHQQKGQLKKVFLVHGDQGNMEAFDRRLSSEGYKVEVPEKGQVFKL, encoded by the coding sequence ATGGCGTCTATTACATTTTATGGTGGGGCAAAACAAGTAACCGGAAGCATGTATCTTCTGGAGTTGGAAGACAATTATAAAGTTTTGATCGACTGCGGAAAAGATCTTGAAAGTCCAGGAGAAGAGATATTTGACTTTGACCCTTCCAGCCTAGATCTGGTTGTATTGACTCATGCCCATTATGATCACTGCGGGAATATTCCGCTTTTATTTAAAAGTGGCTATAAAGGACAGATCTTATGCTCTGCACCTACTATTGCCCTCACCGAACTTGTTTTAAAAGACTCTGCAAGTATTTTTGATATCAAAGCTCAAAAGAAGAAAAGTTTTGGCAAATCAGTCTTCAGACACAAGACTGAGAGGCAATCTGAATATGGCTATTCAAGAGGCGAGGTTGAGCAAAGCCTTGATCGCTTTATTTCTATAAGTCTCAATTCAAAATTCATTATCAGTGAAAATCTATCAGTAACTCTGATTCCTGCAGGGCATCTGCTTGGTGCAGCATCTGCTGTTTTTGAAATTAAGGAAGGGGGAAACATAAAGCGCATTGCTTTTTCTGGAGATCTGGGTAGAAAAAGCTCTCCTCTTTTAAATGATCCTCTACCTTTACCACAGGTTGATTATCTGGTTTGCGAAAGCACTTACGGAGGCAGAGTTCACGAAGGGAAAGATATGCCTGAATCTCTTCTTGAGAAAATAATATATGAATGTTGTGTGGAAAAGCGTGGAAGACTGATAGTCCCGGCCTTCAGTATTGGAAGGACTCAGACTTTTCTATACTTGTTAAATAAACTAAGCAAAGAAGGAAAACTCCCGACACTAAAAGTTTTTGCTGATAGCCCAATGGCTAAGAGAAGCACAAAGGTTTATGATGACTTTCTGGATCAGCTTAATGAAGAAGCCAAAGAATTTTATAAGGCTAATAAATCACTTTTTGATTTTGACAATCTAATACAGATTGAAACTGAAAAGGAAAGTAAATCATTGGCAAATTTTATGGAACCCTGCATAATCATTGCTTCTTCAGGAATGATCACCGGTGGTAGAATTAAAAGCCATGTGCGCAGCAATCTCAGAAATGCATATAGTACCATTCTCTTTATTGGATACTGTGCAGAAGGAACCATTGGACATAAGCTGATTAATGGAGCCAAAAGTGTCAGGATGAATAAGAAGGAAATTCCTGTGCATGCTAAAATTGCAAGAACAGATATCTTTAGTGGACATGCAGATGCAGATGATTTAATAAGCTTTGTTAAGCATCAGCAAAAAGGTCAGTTGAAAAAGGTCTTTCTCGTCCATGGGGATCAGGGAAATATGGAGGCCTTTGACAGAAGGCTTAGCAGCGAAGGATACAAAGTTGAAGTTCCGGAAAAGGGACAGGTTTTCAAGCTATAA
- the thpR gene encoding RNA 2',3'-cyclic phosphodiesterase: MSEHRLFIALPLPDPIKDLISEFQANKQPDIKWIPRDNLHITLAFIGTTPTERISGINSVLQKISESTPIFSLKTLSIKVVKGPSGMIWVTFQENNSFTDLAIALREKLNLNEKRKPLPHINLARLKNGYIKNLHRDTKFEMHTISFEKMELWESELTHSGPKYKVISSFPLN, encoded by the coding sequence ATGAGTGAACATCGACTGTTCATCGCTCTGCCTTTGCCCGACCCGATAAAAGATCTGATAAGTGAATTTCAGGCAAATAAACAACCGGACATAAAATGGATTCCTAGGGATAATCTTCACATCACCCTTGCATTTATCGGTACAACACCTACTGAACGTATTTCCGGAATCAATAGTGTTTTACAAAAAATCAGTGAATCAACACCTATTTTCAGTTTAAAAACTCTAAGTATAAAAGTAGTTAAGGGGCCATCAGGGATGATATGGGTAACTTTTCAAGAAAATAATTCCTTTACCGATCTTGCGATAGCACTCAGGGAAAAACTGAATTTAAATGAAAAAAGAAAGCCACTTCCTCATATTAACCTGGCCAGATTGAAAAATGGTTACATTAAAAACCTGCATAGGGACACGAAATTTGAGATGCATACTATTTCTTTTGAAAAAATGGAACTTTGGGAGAGTGAACTAACGCATTCAGGTCCTAAGTACAAGGTAATTTCCTCATTTCCCCTTAATTAA